AAACTGTAACcgcaatttataaaattaacaatcgattcaataaattttgtcgaaatcgataagtaaGTTTGATTTATTCCTAACATGCCTGTCattgattttgttcgtattttgacagaacgacatgacttatgggttaacatattagcaccaatcgacaaaccgacataattatatcgtcggaatcgataaaataaccgtgacaaaatgttgcGCATGTTAACCCTACTGCACAGAAACTAGCTTGTCTCTTGCGAGGctctgttaacaaaaatcacatctgaacgtagtaacatacatgcatacataaactcacacctatttcccaccggggtaagcagagactattgaattccatttgcttccttcacattcatcaatcgtttcatacacgcacgccggttcagcaCACCGGTACTGAACCTATTCTAAGGACATCTGCAATTTGGACATctgaacgatttttttttaaagcgcTTATTTGGTATTCGCTATAAGGCGACTATacgattattctttattctatgctcttaatactttcaaggacagaacgtctagtgacgttccgatcccaaggtgtcattattacctattatgaaccatcaatgacccatgaactctgtccgtgaaagggttaaagtaCGGACCTGTCAACCGCGCCGGACGGCGGCCAGTGAGCTGGCGGTATTTGACAGCAGCGAAGGAGGCAACGTGTGCCCCAAGACTGCCGCCCACCAACTGCAGCTGGCTCGGAGGCAGCCCCCGCCGCGTCAGTGAGGCCAGGAATACGCCCAAGAGCTCACCTAGAGGCCTCGTCACTCGAGCAGCCCTGTAGGAGAAGGTGATGAAATATATAAGTTTCGTGTCTATATCTTAGCTCcttctattttaattattttaaccaaacaaaaaaaaaacttcttcccTTATCCTCTAATCCTGACCgacctcaatcaatcaatcaatcaataatacttcattgcacaacgacatatacaaaggacataaacatacgaataaaaacataagtacaataggcggccttattgccccACCATAGACTCCCTTTCTGtcttaaaactgccttacgttccattcattaaccatcctccattcataccataaacaatcaaattcacATTGATTaaccttccatagtattctcactttcctacattatatatattatataataatatatcgtaTCTACTTGTACTTCTATATATATAGACACGAAACTTATCCAAGTAGATACGACTTTTTAACGATACAAAGTGACGTGCGCCAGTCTCACCTTAGCAATTGCGAAACTTCGTAGCAAGGTGACCATAGTAATTTATTATGCAACTTTTCGCTACAACCAGTTAACAGTTAGCTATGATCGAATAAAGAGACACATACATATAAactattatatgatctgtgatataaactcacgcctatttcccacagggataagcagagactatgtaattccatttgcttcgatcctgacatactcaaagaaaacaaaagaataaagagacataatattttatatcattataaaataaatatgattataAAGTACTCTAAACAGTCGAGCATGCATGAATACTTTGATGAAAGTTGTTTGAAATGCCTGGTACaaaaaaacctacttaaatgataaaaatgcccggtattaaataaatgtgttccgttacattgatttaaaagtcgTGTTACTGCTGCAGTTTCTTATCGTGAAATGAAAATGTTGATGTGTAggtgattcagtccatgattctgagttgatgacttcttatcgtgtgggttgtgaggtggaataccaacctcagcaaaactggtgttagggttattattgagccgccaaaagcccctgacatggctcatgtaatgactatatacttacttcagtaaccgggaccaactgcttaacgtgcctttcttactttcggacaatcagtggatcagtctgtttttttttttttttttttgacgtgacttattgtagatttgccgcagatggcattaactacttggccggacaaatggggagcgctgaaggctctcacccggtacaacgtttaagacaacaggcctgagggtgcccagttgggcgcgaacctcggctcagggcgtcgtgtgagaggaaaaatatttgaaagaattaatcgaccctagtgggtcgatagcgataagcgctgaatgagggaaatcgtcgaccacgccggcggggtcggtatcggggacctgaagtgtttggtgtcgcgagctgattggctgcctctatggctagagtaatcgggtcgtcgggatcgtatattaagtccttcggacgccgatacttttcagtaccgtccctaagctgaatgtactcggaagccgcaactaccaggggatttgggtggtgcggagcagaatcgaaaaaacgtttggagatcagtctgtaatgccttagccaaactatggatcacaaagtgatttttgtgatatgtacccaccgggattcgaacccggagcctccggattgtgagcccaacgctctaccactgggccacggaggccgttggtgAGTtatacataagataatgtaaaaGCTAACTTACACTGGATAAGTACGAACCAGTAGTGGGAATATTTCGACAACTATGATGGTCCGACCCTGCGATAAGTACACTCCCGTCATCGTGCGGACCAGAGGAGAGAAGGAAGCATCCATGTAGCCGCTTATCAGCACCTGAAACAGTcagcatctccctagcgttatctcgtttttcacaatgtccttacctaacctgaagaccaGGTCTAGACGGGACATTGCTTTACCACTACCGTATATACAAAAATGcagcgaaaacttggcgcttgtttagctataagTACATttgtacacagcggtatatccattcaataaaatcgtgtcaaattaagaagtACGCAtcgttttattacttatattagcGGTTCTTATTACGGTcaggttatactgcgactcggattgacgggagtacttgttttagatattaagctaaaataataattttggtgggttttactgcgacaattaaaatgtttatactacgATAACATGCACAACGTCATTACTTAGTTTTTATCATGCACTTCCCATGTTGTCAGTTCaacgcctaatcgcgcactgaggtaaagtactgtcaacgtcgctatattaacagtaactttgcgtcccactttttgagcactgatgttcaatctacggtagttgTAAATCTATGCCTGGGGGGCtaaaaagtccacatcgaagtaattcatctaaaatatattgcaatttgaaatttgcgctTACAAAAgtaaatgcaaacaaatgtcaaatagcaatattgcttttgctgATATTGCTCAAACCGGCCAGGGCATTTAAGAGACGATCGGCCCTCTTGGTGATAATAGACCAAGGGGTTTATGGGACCTACCACTGCTAGTGGGATCATTCAGTTGTCACCACGAGGATGAACTAGTTTCAGGGTGGACCTAAACTAAtttcaggttaggtgacatacttCTGAGACATATTTCTCGAGTAAGTATGTCgatttcacgatgttttccttcactgctgagcacatgataataattttatatcgaAACATGATTTCAAAAACTAAGTCTAAATCATAATCAGACTACATAGTGCAAATTGACACTTGTGCATGTAAAAGTAAAACAGCGCAAtggcaacaaatgtcaaataactttacttaatgtctttttttattattaattgtttctatgtggccgttttaaccttTCAACGCAGGGTATGTTGGCGTTTACGTTAGCGtttatagaaatataaatttataGAAGTGACTACACTTCTGGTAAGTATTTGTGATTTggttaagtatttataatataagaaGGTAATACTGGctgatttcccttcgcgggttggaagttaaaaaccggacctgtcaaatcttcaggttaggtaagcgcaccctgtggaaaacgggataatgctagagagatgatgaataaataattacgaCTCTGGAATGCCAAATACAAAAGTCTAAATATGTCCAGGGTTGGTTCTTGGGTGTGCCGGATGGCTAGAAAATTATGAAGGTATTTTTagtcagattcaaaaatatgatAGGATTATCgctaaaatatacttaagtacatggATATTCTGGCGCCGTTTAAACCTTGTTTTTTTATCCTGTATATAAAGGTCTAAATATATTAAGTTCCATACATAGAAGCACCAAAATAGTCGATGGAACATCGGCTTTAAGGTCATTGCACATTGAACATGTTGAGACGCTTTGGGCTTTTTGCATTGTACCAGGACCTACTTACTACCACGTGTGATGTGTggataaagtatttttaaaaggaCCTATTTTTTGTAAAGCTATGTTttagatcgtagataattgatatcacgttgtgtccaggatttgtgcccggttaacgaTAGGGTTCCGTATTGCATGGGACTTATACAGCTAGCGACGAGTGCGTGtatttatatactatacacgtctgcctaccctttcggggatgcAGCCGTGATGCTAtggtatgtaggtatattaagaTAACGAGTCATGTGAGCGAACctgtatcttcttcttcttaagaTCGATGAAGTTGGCAACGCATTCAGCGCCCTCTTCGCTGAGTTGGCACCGTTTCTCCCCACTCCCCATTAAGGTCCCGAGGAGACTCTGCGATGGCTTCATCACCACCACTGATAGAGACTTCAGGGTCTCTTTGGAGAAAGTCGTGCTTCTATTCATACCTGGGCCTGTGGGGAGATTCATCCAATTTTAAAAAGAGAACGTAATTCAAACATAGAATCATTGTTATAAACTTTCAATGTACCGAATCATTTACGTACataattgggtaatttcctagtTCAAAGATACATTATGGTGACTAAAAacgttttgtttttctatttaactttaatttattaattttaataaagaaatgtaataataagtgcgatattttgtcacgtatttctatgacctcacaggttgctttttttataccaattccatagtaatttcgtgttttgacgtttagtaaatagtaattgatttgactagttggaaactactctaaTTCTTACAGTTATTATGCCTCTTCACATCAAAGCGCAAATTATTTGCGTGCAACAAGAAACTATCAAATTATAGACTAACTAACTCATGAAcgtattcattattttatcCGTAGACTTAAACGCGGCCGCCATAGCGTATGATTGATTGACGTGTATGTAAACCGTCTATTCTTAACACACGAGcatcaatagggtatttgactgtgtcaaacataaattataaaatcatcatcatcatcatcagccgtacgacgcccactgctgggcataggcctcccccaaggatctccacgacgatcggtcccgcgctgcccgcatccaacggcttcccgcgaccttcaccagatcgtcggtccaccttgtagcgggcctacccactgagcgtcctccgacacgtggtcgccattccagaacccttccgccccagcggccatgtattataaaatacaaattataaaataccaatctaaaaatagaagccagtctaagatgatcaataaTCAATCTAATTATCCTTTTCGActtttttcgaattttatttatgaattaagtaacaatgagaacgacatttgaccgcttttattgatgacgtcacagcatagaatttccatacaaaaatctttcgttttgacatttcgtaaaaagtatctcgtttgagaagtgtgtcaggatcgaagcaaatggaattctatagtctctgcttaccccggtgggaaataggcgtgagtttatgtatgtatgtatgtgtatctcgtttgactaggttgtcaagtagcctgttTGTCATACATAACAGTAAAATTTACTGTGACAtggtattaatatgtatacactttggtaccatgtcacattaacttttttgacaaattgaactgtaagtctcaccaaatgtgaaatatgttagtgcgacagagtcctaaagtgggtaaattatattgctcatgactgtaccaaagtgtataaatactTACCATACACTTACTAACTGACACGGTTCTACTCCATTAACTCATACCAGCTATTCATATTCATTATTCACACCAgtgattcctaatggggtgggcagtgtGCAAGTAATCAGGAGATAACATGCAGTCACTTAATACGCAGCCCTAAGAATGATATCATGAAGAAATGTAGTACTTAACAAGTAAAAAAATCTTCttttctcttttcttttttttcactgtaatatttctttttttttataaaataatctcttcttatcgtgtggattgtgaggtggaataccaacctcatcaatcctggtgtcagggttattattgagccgccaaaggcccctgacatgactcatgtaacgactacttacttacatcagtaagtagtaaccgggaccaacggcttaacgtgcctcccgaagcactgatcatcatactttcggacaatcaggtgattagcctgtaatgtcctaaccaaactagggatcacaaagtggtttttgtgatatgtccccaccgggactcgaatccggggcctcctaatcatgagcccaacgctcaaccactggacctcggaggccttcaataataaaataatcattgtaATAAACTCACAGTCTGCCATCAATCCGGCTGGGTATCCGGTGTCTTGTCTGGCTCGCGCCGCACAAAACAcaccgaaaataaataaaaaaaacacactcaTCTCAAATTCTCACCCACCACCGCGCTCAACGGAGATACACAAATCAATGCGTGTGATAATTACAATCGGTTGAAGGCAGCGCCCGCGCAGTCTGATGAAGTTTCCTCGTTGAAGGCCGTAGATAATGAATTCTCGGCCTGTTTAGGGGCAACGTAATAGGCGAGTAGGtacggtgtacggtcacgagcattaatatcacATATCAcgtatactttggtaccatgtcacattaacttttttgacaaattgaactgtaagtctcactaaatgtcaaatatgttagtgcgacagagtcctaaagtgggtacattatattgctcatgactgtacacatatttGCAACCTAGACAACCTTTTCTGACTTCTAAGACCCAGATCAGCTGTTTTTCTTTATGACTTGGTCATGTAGTGAAAGTCGAGAGAGGAACTGTCTCCTTTCCATGACCGACCACGGGCGATGGGTCTATCACCATAAATGTGAGCCCATGACCATAcggatgatattttttttatttgccgcaaatggcattaactacttggccggaatacaGATACATACTTAGGATTTCgataaaaagtgtttttttttgtttttcttatagTACTTACTTGTGCAAGGGAAAtagaggttcgcgcctaactgggaaACCTCAGCTctgttgtcttgaattttgaaccgggtgagggcactcagcgttccccatttgtccggccaagtagttatgccattcggcaaatctacaagaagtcacgtcaaaaaaaaaaccagggaAATTAAATAGTTCTGTTTGTTTTTTCATTAGAAatctggctgcaagttgtctttagaTTATGTGTGGCTCTGTTCACGCCAGTAGGAATTacgtgcgtgagtttatgtgtatgtttgCAACCTAGGTGATCATTTTCGCTGGCCCCTAGGGCTTGAAGCTTGGTAAGAGGAAACCTTGAGGATTTCCATGTGTATGCGAGTTGCGTTATTAACATGCCATGCGTGAACGTTGTATTGTATAGCCGTGTGTGGCTCGGGTTGTGGCTCTGAAGGTAGCGAGAAGCGAGCGAGATATAAGCGacgatataaaaaaagtttattttttatttttatcacacGTGGAAATtcgatcaaaataaaataatcacgttggtctaacagaaagctcgttatggtacttagttcaccatgcgatggatgtacccctgactaccccaattgaaatATTGGAAGCTCATGACTACAGTCTTATGTTATGcggaaacaaataaataattaattatgtatttaccaAACACGTATACAAAAACAGTAAAGTTGATAAcatatctacataataatattaataatacatatacatacgagtgttagagacatcgtaacgaaaactttgagggatgattcaggccatgattctgagttaatataaagtggaattttccgtcgcaataatatggaactgaaaataatttaaaaaaaaacacaaaaaaagttcatgaatttccgacaggaaattccacttgacctcaactcagaatcatggtctgaatcatccccctcagtattcgttacggtgtcactaacacccataccttcttgtatggctatctgtatgaacttgcacggggtgttagtgacttggtaacgaatactgagagagttgattcagcttattattctgagttaatatcaagtagaatttttcatcgcaaaagtatagaattgagaatatttaataaaaactaaaaaaaaaaaccatgaaaattgcgacggaaattccgcttgatattaactcagaatcatggtctgaatcatcccccttagtattatttatttatttatttatggatcacttacagctatgcacattataacatttagttagaacataattagacaaagtaaaacagtacttatgtgtaagcctattacaagtgaacacaacattcaccataaaaagaaaacaacatctagtctgttgagactaacttctcaacagctaaaatctcactattaataacactaatatatgatattatt
The genomic region above belongs to Pectinophora gossypiella chromosome 4, ilPecGoss1.1, whole genome shotgun sequence and contains:
- the LOC126366297 gene encoding phospholipase A1-like, with the translated sequence MSVFFLFIFGVFCAARARQDTGYPAGLMADCPGMNRSTTFSKETLKSLSVVVMKPSQSLLGTLMGSGEKRCQLSEEGAECVANFIDLKKKKIQVLISGYMDASFSPLVRTMTGVYLSQGRTIIVVEIFPLLVRTYPVAARVTRPLGELLGVFLASLTRRGLPPSQLQLVGGSLGAHVASFAAVKYRQLTGRRPARLTGLDPAGPCFRNLPATERFHRDAAERTDALHTNIDGFGIADAVAHVDFYANGGEFQPAMVGDFILPCFLLCSHVRAAYYWILAYKNPDKFLAVRCDSVADARLGRCYHGGTNSQTNLLGPKTNFTTPGVYYLPTKETPPYYLDDATSAREYGANNYLLKTARDEDMVL